A region from the Chrysoperla carnea chromosome 4, inChrCarn1.1, whole genome shotgun sequence genome encodes:
- the LOC123298370 gene encoding MATH and LRR domain-containing protein PFE0570w-like, translated as MKSIQTIDKHKRFENEILHSKKSNIKLNEKTFLSDSESASPAASIIDILNETKQRLDNLQVETQLVEENYDKHCIQTSVRYADLWRTTQIVANQNVSTSTHTTDKVETLNEHALTDYERVKNDSTHDVKVGTEDELQQIPEPPQFGASKLPPLFEELHTNILSSFQNFQSTVLEVSRDLNTFVQSTSKLSDNLIKPKSDTLQQEHKINLKAKELESSFLPLNDIENDIMDDFISKIDPLTDRGWYRLENEKTASVPTFKTANSKIDAPLINNDWFFRLENEKTSHVSSSVQTFDSINVSKSIQTLDNVDFVKSDDQLQNKPYQNEEEFKLDIYETNSMEFIYEQNMEDNQSGHYSGNGIQSQLEIIQEIVNMENNNTKTIETENISEVKEVGSEYVIEPFKAFSLPLQCDAGSIEDQTKNYSPSNHSTKPICSRHSDIDQATSSKNYNNSEYSRMNEPTNSKHDSDSIISQVKDQEETNNTASHSLQNIIESLVNKVYSSTEDIVAIIDDKDKKQQEKEQLVHILEQISIEDIPNNKSSNSNTNSLNSPISTGFDNKNDDFWM; from the exons ATGAAATCGATACAAAcaattgataaacataaaaggtttgaaaatgaaattttacatagtaaaaaatcgaatattaaattaaatgaaaaaacttttttaagtgaTTCTGAATCGGCAAGTCCAGCAGCCTCAATTATtgacattttgaatgaaacaaaACAGCGACTTGATAATTTACAAGTTGAAACTCAATTAGTTGAGGAGAATTATGATAAGCATTGTATTCAAACATCTGTACGATACGCGGATTTATGGCGTACAACACAAATAGTTGCTAATCAAAACGTTTCTACTTCTACGCACACTACAGATAAAGTTGAGACACTTAATGAACATGCTTTAACAGATTATGAAAGAGTAAAAAACGATTCTACACATGATGTGAAAGTTGGTACAGAAGATGAATTACAACAAATTCCTGAACCACCTCAATTTGGTGCATCAAAATTACCACCATTGTTTGAGGAATTACACACAAATATCCTATCTTCATTTCAGAATTTTCAATCAACGGTTTTAGAGGTATCTAGGGATTTGAATACGTTTGTTCAAAGTACATCAAAGTTATccgataatttaattaaaccgAAAAGCGATACTCTCCAACAGgagcataaaataaatttaaaagcaaaaGAATTAGAATCGAGTTTTCTGCCGTTGAATGATATAGAAAATGATATCATGGatgattttatatcaaaaattgatccaTTAACTGATCGAGGATGGTATCGATTAGAGAATGAGAAAACTGCAAGTGTTCCAACTTTTAAAACTGCCAATTCGAAAATTGATGCACCATTGATTAATAATGATTGGTTTTTCCGGTTGGAGAATGAGAAAACTTCACACGTATCGTCTAGTGTTCAAACTTTTGATAGTATAAATGTTTCGAAAAGTATACAAACACTTGATAATGTAGATTTTGTAAAATCTGATGATCAGTTACAAAATAAACCATATCAAAATGAAGAGGAATTTAAATTGGATATTTATGAGACAAATTCGATGgaatttatttatgaacaaaatatgGAAGATAATCAATCCGGCCATTAT TCCGGTAATGGAATTCAATCCCAATTAGAAATTATCCAAGAAATAGTAAAcatggaaaataataatacaaaaactataGAAACTGAAAATATTAGTGAAGTAAAAGAAGTTGGATCTGAATACGTTATTGAACCATTTAAAGCATTTTCGCTTCCATTACAATGCGATGCTGGTAGTATTGAAGATCAAACCAAAAACTATTCACCATCTAATCATAGTACAAAACCAATTTGTTCACGTCATTCAGATATTGATCAAGCAACTAGTtcgaaaaactataataatagcGAGTATAGTCGTATGAACGAACCAACGAATTCTAAACATGACTCCGATTCGATAATTTCACAAGTTAAAGACCAAGAAGAAACAAACAATACCGCTTCACATtcgttacaaaatattattgaaagttTAGTAAATAAAGTATATAGTTCGACGGAAGATATTGTAGCAATTATTGatgataaagataaaaaacaGCAAGAAAAAGAACAATTAGTGCATATTTTGGAGCAGATTAGTATTGAAGATATCCCGAATAATAAGTCTTCCAATTCAAATACGAATTCTTTAAATTCTCCAATTTCTACTGGATTTGACAATAAGAACGATGATTTTTGGATGTGA
- the LOC123299231 gene encoding formin-like protein 5 isoform X2, with amino-acid sequence MALPANYKQAAVNFNSSSQSHMLSSGAPMTFNILKERLRASGNSNSSTGSTKEPAGSPFVHSSHGNVNFTPQKVGKNTANDPRLPKPPKPPEKPLMPYMRYSRKIWDIVKAQNPELKLWEIGRIIGQMWRDLPEEEKNEYIEEYETEKIEYEKSLKTYHNSPAYLAYIAAKNRGKSDEREPHDARQTTGKSSSTDRRIDIQPAEDEDDQDDGYSVKHVAYARYLRNHRLINEIFSDTVVPDVRSVVTTARMQVLKRQVLSLTMHQEKLEAELQQIEKKFEAKKRKFIESSELFQEELKKHCRQAVDEDTFQKMVDRQYELLRKERTKGNEDGNKPRSNEDTMSSTAEPVPAAVNATSEDGHSNQEIVKDALCSVASKQMVELHFIQPMEQDNPQKSAGEMDRDNSQDSSSSSGMHGGSNANSANNTVNNEPSSKVGPPEPTRPILNQQPPQSSASPVPMETTPPHSHIQHNPPGHPPMQQQPPPMHSAPHLPPHNQQPPPGAMPPTQEQSQQPPPPAQQPMPQMMPHGPPPHGPPLQMQPGSPHPHPGMPPHTQAMPGPAPPQPHGMHGPPGPPGPPTHGVHPPPGNLPPPNQPGGPPPPHMQPPPHMQPPPPPGPGVVYQQQPGSFPGPQGSPQSVPLPPRPPHPGVPGGYPPYSQQQPPHFYPQYPPHPYYHHPQYPQYPPHAMGRPPHPHFHPGHPPAGPGPLEGPGPGGPGDAPYHPTAAGPPSADGAHNEDSNPSDSNKDDGKDTKKNEDNEKNENKD; translated from the exons ATATGCTGTCCTCTGGTGCTCCAATGACTTTCAACATTCTTAAAG AACGATTAAGAGCATCGGGTAATTCGAATTCCTCAACTGGATCGACG AAGGAACCAGCTGGAAGTCCATTTGTACACAGTTCTCATGGCAACGTTAATTTTACACCACAGAAAGTTGGCAAAAATACTgca AATGATCCAAGATTGCCAAAACCACCTAAACCTCCAGAGAAACCGCTTATGCCCTATATGAGATACAGTCGTAAAATATGGGATATAGTGAAAGCACAGAATCCAGAGTTAAAGTTATGGGAAATTGGACGTATCATTGGACAAATGTGGCGAGATTTGCCCGAAGAAGagaaaaatgaatacatagaagAATATGAAAcagaaaaa attgagtatgaaaaatcattgaaaacttACCATAATTCACCAGCATATTTAGCTTATATAGCTGCTAAAAATCGTGGCAAatcag ATGAACGAGAGCCTCATGATGCCAGACAAACAACAGGGAAATCATCATCTACAGACCGTCGAATTGATATTCAACCTGCTGAAGACGAAGATg atcAAGATGATGGATATTCTGTGAAACATGTTGCATATGCTCGTTATTTACGTAATCATCgtttgataaatgaaatattttcagataCGGTTGTACCGGATGTTAGATCTGTTGTAACTACTGCTCGAATGCAAGTATTAAAGCGTCAAGTATTATCATTAACAATGCATCAGGAAAAACTTGAGGCTGAATTACaacaaattgagaaaaaatttgaagcgaaaaaacgtaaatttattgaaagtagTGAATTATTTCAAGAAGAATTGAAAAAG catTGTCGTCAAGCTGTTGATGAAGATACATTCCAAAAAATGGTTGATCGACAATATGAATTATTGCGTAAAGAACGTACGAAAGGTAATGAAGATGGAAATAAACCACGCTCAAATGAAGATACTATGTCTTCAACAGCTGAACCAGTACCAGCTGCTGTTAATGCTACATCCGAAGATGGACATTCAAATCAAGAA ATAGTAAAGGATGCCTTGTGTTCTGTCGCATCTAAACAGATGGTAGAACTTCATTTTATTCAG CCAATGGAACAAGATAATCCTCAAAAATCAGCTGGTGAAATGGATCGTGATAATAGTCAAGATAGCTCTTCATCAAGTGGTATGCATGGTGGCAGTAACGCTAACAGTGCTAATAATACTGTAAATAATGAACCATCATCGAAGGTTGGACCTCCCGAACCGACACGTCCGATATTAAATCAACAACCCCCGCAATCATCTGCTTCGCCTGTGCCAATGGAAACAACACCACCTCATTCACATATACAACATAATCCACCAGGCCATCCACCAATGCAGCAACAACCACCTCCTATGCATAGTGCACCTCACTTGCCACCCCACAATCAG CAACCACCACCTGGTGCAATGCCTCCTACTCAAGAACAATCTCAACAACCTCCACCGCCTGCACAACAGCCAATGCCACAAATGATGCCGCATGGGCCACCACCACATGGACCACCACTTCAAATGCAACCAGGCTCTCCCCATCCTCATCCTGGTATGCCTCCCCATACTCAAGCTATGCCAGGGCCCGCCCCACCCCAACCTCATGGAATGCATGGACCTCCAGGGCCACCCGGTCCTCCTACTCACGGTGTACATCCTCCACCAGGTAACCTTCCTCCTCCAAATCAACCAGGAGGGCCTCCACCACCTCACATGCAACCTCCACCACACATGCAACCTCCTCCACCACCAGGACCAGGCGTTGTTTATCAACAGCAACCGGGATCATTCCCAGGACCTCAAGGCAGTCCACAGTCAGTACCGCTACCACCAAGACCACCACATCCCGGTGTTCCCGGAGGATATCCTCCATATTCTCAACAACAACCACCCCATTTTTACCCCCAATATCCTCCGCATCCATATTATCATCATCCACAATACCCTCAGTATCCACCTCATGCAATGGGCAGACCACCGCATCCACATTTTCATCCAGGCCATCCACCTGCAGGACCAGGGCCACTTGAAGGACCTGGACCTGGTGGTCCAGGTGATGCTCCATATCATCCAACAGCGGCAGGTCCACCGTCAGCTGATGGAGCTCATAATGAAGACTCAAATCCTTCAGATTCGAACAAAGATGATGGAAaag ATACCAAGAAAAATGAAgacaatgaaaaaaatgaaaataaagattaa
- the LOC123299231 gene encoding SWI/SNF-related matrix-associated actin-dependent regulator of chromatin subfamily E member 1-like isoform X3, which yields MALPANYKQAAVNFNSSSQSQRLRASGNSNSSTGSTKEPAGSPFVHSSHGNVNFTPQKVGKNTANDPRLPKPPKPPEKPLMPYMRYSRKIWDIVKAQNPELKLWEIGRIIGQMWRDLPEEEKNEYIEEYETEKIEYEKSLKTYHNSPAYLAYIAAKNRGKSAQPSSDEREPHDARQTTGKSSSTDRRIDIQPAEDEDDQDDGYSVKHVAYARYLRNHRLINEIFSDTVVPDVRSVVTTARMQVLKRQVLSLTMHQEKLEAELQQIEKKFEAKKRKFIESSELFQEELKKHCRQAVDEDTFQKMVDRQYELLRKERTKGNEDGNKPRSNEDTMSSTAEPVPAAVNATSEDGHSNQEIVKDALCSVASKQMVELHFIQPMEQDNPQKSAGEMDRDNSQDSSSSSGMHGGSNANSANNTVNNEPSSKVGPPEPTRPILNQQPPQSSASPVPMETTPPHSHIQHNPPGHPPMQQQPPPMHSAPHLPPHNQQPPPGAMPPTQEQSQQPPPPAQQPMPQMMPHGPPPHGPPLQMQPGSPHPHPGMPPHTQAMPGPAPPQPHGMHGPPGPPGPPTHGVHPPPGNLPPPNQPGGPPPPHMQPPPHMQPPPPPGPGVVYQQQPGSFPGPQGSPQSVPLPPRPPHPGVPGGYPPYSQQQPPHFYPQYPPHPYYHHPQYPQYPPHAMGRPPHPHFHPGHPPAGPGPLEGPGPGGPGDAPYHPTAAGPPSADGAHNEDSNPSDSNKDDGKDTKKNEDNEKNENKD from the exons AACGATTAAGAGCATCGGGTAATTCGAATTCCTCAACTGGATCGACG AAGGAACCAGCTGGAAGTCCATTTGTACACAGTTCTCATGGCAACGTTAATTTTACACCACAGAAAGTTGGCAAAAATACTgca AATGATCCAAGATTGCCAAAACCACCTAAACCTCCAGAGAAACCGCTTATGCCCTATATGAGATACAGTCGTAAAATATGGGATATAGTGAAAGCACAGAATCCAGAGTTAAAGTTATGGGAAATTGGACGTATCATTGGACAAATGTGGCGAGATTTGCCCGAAGAAGagaaaaatgaatacatagaagAATATGAAAcagaaaaa attgagtatgaaaaatcattgaaaacttACCATAATTCACCAGCATATTTAGCTTATATAGCTGCTAAAAATCGTGGCAAatcag CCCAACCGTCCTCAGATGAACGAGAGCCTCATGATGCCAGACAAACAACAGGGAAATCATCATCTACAGACCGTCGAATTGATATTCAACCTGCTGAAGACGAAGATg atcAAGATGATGGATATTCTGTGAAACATGTTGCATATGCTCGTTATTTACGTAATCATCgtttgataaatgaaatattttcagataCGGTTGTACCGGATGTTAGATCTGTTGTAACTACTGCTCGAATGCAAGTATTAAAGCGTCAAGTATTATCATTAACAATGCATCAGGAAAAACTTGAGGCTGAATTACaacaaattgagaaaaaatttgaagcgaaaaaacgtaaatttattgaaagtagTGAATTATTTCAAGAAGAATTGAAAAAG catTGTCGTCAAGCTGTTGATGAAGATACATTCCAAAAAATGGTTGATCGACAATATGAATTATTGCGTAAAGAACGTACGAAAGGTAATGAAGATGGAAATAAACCACGCTCAAATGAAGATACTATGTCTTCAACAGCTGAACCAGTACCAGCTGCTGTTAATGCTACATCCGAAGATGGACATTCAAATCAAGAA ATAGTAAAGGATGCCTTGTGTTCTGTCGCATCTAAACAGATGGTAGAACTTCATTTTATTCAG CCAATGGAACAAGATAATCCTCAAAAATCAGCTGGTGAAATGGATCGTGATAATAGTCAAGATAGCTCTTCATCAAGTGGTATGCATGGTGGCAGTAACGCTAACAGTGCTAATAATACTGTAAATAATGAACCATCATCGAAGGTTGGACCTCCCGAACCGACACGTCCGATATTAAATCAACAACCCCCGCAATCATCTGCTTCGCCTGTGCCAATGGAAACAACACCACCTCATTCACATATACAACATAATCCACCAGGCCATCCACCAATGCAGCAACAACCACCTCCTATGCATAGTGCACCTCACTTGCCACCCCACAATCAG CAACCACCACCTGGTGCAATGCCTCCTACTCAAGAACAATCTCAACAACCTCCACCGCCTGCACAACAGCCAATGCCACAAATGATGCCGCATGGGCCACCACCACATGGACCACCACTTCAAATGCAACCAGGCTCTCCCCATCCTCATCCTGGTATGCCTCCCCATACTCAAGCTATGCCAGGGCCCGCCCCACCCCAACCTCATGGAATGCATGGACCTCCAGGGCCACCCGGTCCTCCTACTCACGGTGTACATCCTCCACCAGGTAACCTTCCTCCTCCAAATCAACCAGGAGGGCCTCCACCACCTCACATGCAACCTCCACCACACATGCAACCTCCTCCACCACCAGGACCAGGCGTTGTTTATCAACAGCAACCGGGATCATTCCCAGGACCTCAAGGCAGTCCACAGTCAGTACCGCTACCACCAAGACCACCACATCCCGGTGTTCCCGGAGGATATCCTCCATATTCTCAACAACAACCACCCCATTTTTACCCCCAATATCCTCCGCATCCATATTATCATCATCCACAATACCCTCAGTATCCACCTCATGCAATGGGCAGACCACCGCATCCACATTTTCATCCAGGCCATCCACCTGCAGGACCAGGGCCACTTGAAGGACCTGGACCTGGTGGTCCAGGTGATGCTCCATATCATCCAACAGCGGCAGGTCCACCGTCAGCTGATGGAGCTCATAATGAAGACTCAAATCCTTCAGATTCGAACAAAGATGATGGAAaag ATACCAAGAAAAATGAAgacaatgaaaaaaatgaaaataaagattaa
- the LOC123299231 gene encoding formin-like protein 5 isoform X1: MALPANYKQAAVNFNSSSQSHMLSSGAPMTFNILKERLRASGNSNSSTGSTKEPAGSPFVHSSHGNVNFTPQKVGKNTANDPRLPKPPKPPEKPLMPYMRYSRKIWDIVKAQNPELKLWEIGRIIGQMWRDLPEEEKNEYIEEYETEKIEYEKSLKTYHNSPAYLAYIAAKNRGKSAQPSSDEREPHDARQTTGKSSSTDRRIDIQPAEDEDDQDDGYSVKHVAYARYLRNHRLINEIFSDTVVPDVRSVVTTARMQVLKRQVLSLTMHQEKLEAELQQIEKKFEAKKRKFIESSELFQEELKKHCRQAVDEDTFQKMVDRQYELLRKERTKGNEDGNKPRSNEDTMSSTAEPVPAAVNATSEDGHSNQEIVKDALCSVASKQMVELHFIQPMEQDNPQKSAGEMDRDNSQDSSSSSGMHGGSNANSANNTVNNEPSSKVGPPEPTRPILNQQPPQSSASPVPMETTPPHSHIQHNPPGHPPMQQQPPPMHSAPHLPPHNQQPPPGAMPPTQEQSQQPPPPAQQPMPQMMPHGPPPHGPPLQMQPGSPHPHPGMPPHTQAMPGPAPPQPHGMHGPPGPPGPPTHGVHPPPGNLPPPNQPGGPPPPHMQPPPHMQPPPPPGPGVVYQQQPGSFPGPQGSPQSVPLPPRPPHPGVPGGYPPYSQQQPPHFYPQYPPHPYYHHPQYPQYPPHAMGRPPHPHFHPGHPPAGPGPLEGPGPGGPGDAPYHPTAAGPPSADGAHNEDSNPSDSNKDDGKDTKKNEDNEKNENKD, translated from the exons ATATGCTGTCCTCTGGTGCTCCAATGACTTTCAACATTCTTAAAG AACGATTAAGAGCATCGGGTAATTCGAATTCCTCAACTGGATCGACG AAGGAACCAGCTGGAAGTCCATTTGTACACAGTTCTCATGGCAACGTTAATTTTACACCACAGAAAGTTGGCAAAAATACTgca AATGATCCAAGATTGCCAAAACCACCTAAACCTCCAGAGAAACCGCTTATGCCCTATATGAGATACAGTCGTAAAATATGGGATATAGTGAAAGCACAGAATCCAGAGTTAAAGTTATGGGAAATTGGACGTATCATTGGACAAATGTGGCGAGATTTGCCCGAAGAAGagaaaaatgaatacatagaagAATATGAAAcagaaaaa attgagtatgaaaaatcattgaaaacttACCATAATTCACCAGCATATTTAGCTTATATAGCTGCTAAAAATCGTGGCAAatcag CCCAACCGTCCTCAGATGAACGAGAGCCTCATGATGCCAGACAAACAACAGGGAAATCATCATCTACAGACCGTCGAATTGATATTCAACCTGCTGAAGACGAAGATg atcAAGATGATGGATATTCTGTGAAACATGTTGCATATGCTCGTTATTTACGTAATCATCgtttgataaatgaaatattttcagataCGGTTGTACCGGATGTTAGATCTGTTGTAACTACTGCTCGAATGCAAGTATTAAAGCGTCAAGTATTATCATTAACAATGCATCAGGAAAAACTTGAGGCTGAATTACaacaaattgagaaaaaatttgaagcgaaaaaacgtaaatttattgaaagtagTGAATTATTTCAAGAAGAATTGAAAAAG catTGTCGTCAAGCTGTTGATGAAGATACATTCCAAAAAATGGTTGATCGACAATATGAATTATTGCGTAAAGAACGTACGAAAGGTAATGAAGATGGAAATAAACCACGCTCAAATGAAGATACTATGTCTTCAACAGCTGAACCAGTACCAGCTGCTGTTAATGCTACATCCGAAGATGGACATTCAAATCAAGAA ATAGTAAAGGATGCCTTGTGTTCTGTCGCATCTAAACAGATGGTAGAACTTCATTTTATTCAG CCAATGGAACAAGATAATCCTCAAAAATCAGCTGGTGAAATGGATCGTGATAATAGTCAAGATAGCTCTTCATCAAGTGGTATGCATGGTGGCAGTAACGCTAACAGTGCTAATAATACTGTAAATAATGAACCATCATCGAAGGTTGGACCTCCCGAACCGACACGTCCGATATTAAATCAACAACCCCCGCAATCATCTGCTTCGCCTGTGCCAATGGAAACAACACCACCTCATTCACATATACAACATAATCCACCAGGCCATCCACCAATGCAGCAACAACCACCTCCTATGCATAGTGCACCTCACTTGCCACCCCACAATCAG CAACCACCACCTGGTGCAATGCCTCCTACTCAAGAACAATCTCAACAACCTCCACCGCCTGCACAACAGCCAATGCCACAAATGATGCCGCATGGGCCACCACCACATGGACCACCACTTCAAATGCAACCAGGCTCTCCCCATCCTCATCCTGGTATGCCTCCCCATACTCAAGCTATGCCAGGGCCCGCCCCACCCCAACCTCATGGAATGCATGGACCTCCAGGGCCACCCGGTCCTCCTACTCACGGTGTACATCCTCCACCAGGTAACCTTCCTCCTCCAAATCAACCAGGAGGGCCTCCACCACCTCACATGCAACCTCCACCACACATGCAACCTCCTCCACCACCAGGACCAGGCGTTGTTTATCAACAGCAACCGGGATCATTCCCAGGACCTCAAGGCAGTCCACAGTCAGTACCGCTACCACCAAGACCACCACATCCCGGTGTTCCCGGAGGATATCCTCCATATTCTCAACAACAACCACCCCATTTTTACCCCCAATATCCTCCGCATCCATATTATCATCATCCACAATACCCTCAGTATCCACCTCATGCAATGGGCAGACCACCGCATCCACATTTTCATCCAGGCCATCCACCTGCAGGACCAGGGCCACTTGAAGGACCTGGACCTGGTGGTCCAGGTGATGCTCCATATCATCCAACAGCGGCAGGTCCACCGTCAGCTGATGGAGCTCATAATGAAGACTCAAATCCTTCAGATTCGAACAAAGATGATGGAAaag ATACCAAGAAAAATGAAgacaatgaaaaaaatgaaaataaagattaa
- the LOC123299231 gene encoding pollen-specific leucine-rich repeat extensin-like protein 1 isoform X4: MALPANYKQAAVNFNSSSQSHMLSSGAPMTFNILKERLRASGNSNSSTGSTKEPAGSPFVHSSHGNVNFTPQKVGKNTANDPRLPKPPKPPEKPLMPYMRYSRKIWDIVKAQNPELKLWEIGRIIGQMWRDLPEEEKNEYIEEYETEKIEYEKSLKTYHNSPAYLAYIAAKNRGKSAQPSSDEREPHDARQTTGKSSSTDRRIDIQPAEDEDDQDDGYSVKHVAYARYLRNHRLINEIFSDTVVPDVRSVVTTARMQVLKRQVLSLTMHQEKLEAELQQIEKKFEAKKRKFIESSELFQEELKKHCRQAVDEDTFQKMVDRQYELLRKERTKGNEDGNKPRSNEDTMSSTAEPVPAAVNATSEDGHSNQEPMEQDNPQKSAGEMDRDNSQDSSSSSGMHGGSNANSANNTVNNEPSSKVGPPEPTRPILNQQPPQSSASPVPMETTPPHSHIQHNPPGHPPMQQQPPPMHSAPHLPPHNQQPPPGAMPPTQEQSQQPPPPAQQPMPQMMPHGPPPHGPPLQMQPGSPHPHPGMPPHTQAMPGPAPPQPHGMHGPPGPPGPPTHGVHPPPGNLPPPNQPGGPPPPHMQPPPHMQPPPPPGPGVVYQQQPGSFPGPQGSPQSVPLPPRPPHPGVPGGYPPYSQQQPPHFYPQYPPHPYYHHPQYPQYPPHAMGRPPHPHFHPGHPPAGPGPLEGPGPGGPGDAPYHPTAAGPPSADGAHNEDSNPSDSNKDDGKDTKKNEDNEKNENKD; this comes from the exons ATATGCTGTCCTCTGGTGCTCCAATGACTTTCAACATTCTTAAAG AACGATTAAGAGCATCGGGTAATTCGAATTCCTCAACTGGATCGACG AAGGAACCAGCTGGAAGTCCATTTGTACACAGTTCTCATGGCAACGTTAATTTTACACCACAGAAAGTTGGCAAAAATACTgca AATGATCCAAGATTGCCAAAACCACCTAAACCTCCAGAGAAACCGCTTATGCCCTATATGAGATACAGTCGTAAAATATGGGATATAGTGAAAGCACAGAATCCAGAGTTAAAGTTATGGGAAATTGGACGTATCATTGGACAAATGTGGCGAGATTTGCCCGAAGAAGagaaaaatgaatacatagaagAATATGAAAcagaaaaa attgagtatgaaaaatcattgaaaacttACCATAATTCACCAGCATATTTAGCTTATATAGCTGCTAAAAATCGTGGCAAatcag CCCAACCGTCCTCAGATGAACGAGAGCCTCATGATGCCAGACAAACAACAGGGAAATCATCATCTACAGACCGTCGAATTGATATTCAACCTGCTGAAGACGAAGATg atcAAGATGATGGATATTCTGTGAAACATGTTGCATATGCTCGTTATTTACGTAATCATCgtttgataaatgaaatattttcagataCGGTTGTACCGGATGTTAGATCTGTTGTAACTACTGCTCGAATGCAAGTATTAAAGCGTCAAGTATTATCATTAACAATGCATCAGGAAAAACTTGAGGCTGAATTACaacaaattgagaaaaaatttgaagcgaaaaaacgtaaatttattgaaagtagTGAATTATTTCAAGAAGAATTGAAAAAG catTGTCGTCAAGCTGTTGATGAAGATACATTCCAAAAAATGGTTGATCGACAATATGAATTATTGCGTAAAGAACGTACGAAAGGTAATGAAGATGGAAATAAACCACGCTCAAATGAAGATACTATGTCTTCAACAGCTGAACCAGTACCAGCTGCTGTTAATGCTACATCCGAAGATGGACATTCAAATCAAGAA CCAATGGAACAAGATAATCCTCAAAAATCAGCTGGTGAAATGGATCGTGATAATAGTCAAGATAGCTCTTCATCAAGTGGTATGCATGGTGGCAGTAACGCTAACAGTGCTAATAATACTGTAAATAATGAACCATCATCGAAGGTTGGACCTCCCGAACCGACACGTCCGATATTAAATCAACAACCCCCGCAATCATCTGCTTCGCCTGTGCCAATGGAAACAACACCACCTCATTCACATATACAACATAATCCACCAGGCCATCCACCAATGCAGCAACAACCACCTCCTATGCATAGTGCACCTCACTTGCCACCCCACAATCAG CAACCACCACCTGGTGCAATGCCTCCTACTCAAGAACAATCTCAACAACCTCCACCGCCTGCACAACAGCCAATGCCACAAATGATGCCGCATGGGCCACCACCACATGGACCACCACTTCAAATGCAACCAGGCTCTCCCCATCCTCATCCTGGTATGCCTCCCCATACTCAAGCTATGCCAGGGCCCGCCCCACCCCAACCTCATGGAATGCATGGACCTCCAGGGCCACCCGGTCCTCCTACTCACGGTGTACATCCTCCACCAGGTAACCTTCCTCCTCCAAATCAACCAGGAGGGCCTCCACCACCTCACATGCAACCTCCACCACACATGCAACCTCCTCCACCACCAGGACCAGGCGTTGTTTATCAACAGCAACCGGGATCATTCCCAGGACCTCAAGGCAGTCCACAGTCAGTACCGCTACCACCAAGACCACCACATCCCGGTGTTCCCGGAGGATATCCTCCATATTCTCAACAACAACCACCCCATTTTTACCCCCAATATCCTCCGCATCCATATTATCATCATCCACAATACCCTCAGTATCCACCTCATGCAATGGGCAGACCACCGCATCCACATTTTCATCCAGGCCATCCACCTGCAGGACCAGGGCCACTTGAAGGACCTGGACCTGGTGGTCCAGGTGATGCTCCATATCATCCAACAGCGGCAGGTCCACCGTCAGCTGATGGAGCTCATAATGAAGACTCAAATCCTTCAGATTCGAACAAAGATGATGGAAaag ATACCAAGAAAAATGAAgacaatgaaaaaaatgaaaataaagattaa